Below is a genomic region from Methanofollis sp. UBA420.
AGGTGACGAAGGCGACTGCAACCGAGATCCACGAACTCTCCGGGGTGCCACGCGCATCCGTGTATCCCGTCCTCGACCGCCTCCTCCAGAAGAACATGGTCACGGTCTCGCACACCACGCCCAAACGCTTCTCGGCCACTCCGCCGGAAGACGCCATCAACACCCTGATGCGCGAGATCGAGGAGAAGGCGGCCTATGCAAAGGACGTCCTCGGGGAACTCTGGCAGGACCGGACCAGTATCGAGGGAGGGGACCAGGAACTGATCTGGAACATCCTCGGCGAGGCCAATATCACCAGCCGCCTGCGCGACCTCATCTACCAGGCAGGGCGCGAGATCAGGATCATGGGGAGCTGGGCCCTCCTGAAGGATCTCAGGGACGCACTCGGGGAGAGGGCCGGAGAGGTGCGGATCGAGGTGATCGCCAATCGCTGGGAGGGAGAGGTCCCCGAAGGCATCACGGTCACGACCGCAATGCCACCTGTATGGCATGAAAAAGGAAAGATGGGGGACCGTGCAGGGATGCTCTTCGCGGACGGCACAAAGGTGATGGTGGCGATGGGGTCGCAGGGAGAGGCGCCAACCGCCCTCTTCTCCGAGGCGGAAGGTTTTGTCCGTTTTTTTTCCCGGTACTGGGACCTCATCCACGGTTTCAGTGAGAAAAAATAGGGATATATCTTTTTTCAGAGCGAGTAGATCGGCGCGAGGTCGCCGACATCGATGAGGCCGCTTAAAGAGTTGATCTCGACCTCATACCCGGCCTCCTTCACCGCGGCCATCACATTGGTGCCGCCGAGGATGGAGATCCCGAAGTACTGGGGGGAACAGCCGAATCCCAGGATCGGGGCGTTCGGCGCCGAGACCTCAAGGACGCCGGCGATCATGCTCTGCTCCAGGTCATCGATGACCGCGGCGACCACGGATTCGGCCTCCATATGACACTCCCGCAGGTTGGCGAGCACGCTTCCCCGCCCACGCCGGATTACACCGGTGATGTCGGTGATCTCCTGAGAGACGAGCACCTCCAGGGGGTCGATAGTGGTGGCGTCGTACAGGATCATGTCGGTGAAGCGCCTGGGCAGGCCCCCTTCGATCTCCACGACGCCGCCACCTATCGGGTGGATGGGAGCGCCGCGCCGGATCATCACGCCATCAATGGTGGTGGAGCAGACCGTGCAGATCCCGACCCTCCCATCGGGTATGGTATAGTCACCGATACGCTCACCGGCCAGGTAGAATCTGACAAGGCCACTCGGGCTGATCCCTGCCCGGAACACCTCTTTCATGACGGCGAGGACCGGTTCGAAGTCCCCGGCACCGATCATCGAGAGGTTGTAGATGACCAGGCCCTCGTCCTCCGCAGGGTCGTAGGTCACTGTCATGGCCTCTTCCTCGATCAGGTGGTTGATGAACTTCAGGGGAGGATACACACCATACTCTCGCCATGAGAATAGAAAAATTGTTCTATAGTTCAGGGACACATTCTAGGAGATGGAAGGAGAAATGCGGGAACGGACGCAGGATATTGTGGCAACGATCCTGGAGTCCGCCGGTTACGGCGTCGAATGCGCCGACGAACCCTTCGACCTCTCGGCCGTCGGCGACAGGGAAAGTTATGTCGTCCTCATATCCGACGACGCCGACGAGATCGGGCACTTTGATGGAAGGAGGTTCCGTATCAGGCAGGGCGAAGAGATCGAGGAGTGCCGGAAGATCCTGGTGACCTTCAGCCCCGCGGCACGGGCCGACAACTGCACCGTCTGGGGGGAGGACGAGATTGCCAGATATGCCGGAGAGGCAGCCCTTGCGCGGATCTTCGGGAGAACTCTCTCTCTCGGCAGGAGCACGCCGGCCTCCCCGGCGCAACGTGCCATGAGCGGCGGCGGGATCTTCCACCTCCCGGTCAAGGTCAGCGACCGGAACGCCGCGATCATCTCGGGGACACGGGGAGAAGTGCGCTGCCGTTTCGTCCCGTATTGGTGTTACCACTGCACGAGCAGTGGTTCCCAGACCGTCCTTTCCCGCAGGGTCTCCTTCGACGCCGACCGCTGGGGTGGTCTGAACGCCATCAATGGTTCGAAGATGGAGATGACCCTCTCCGATGCGGTGGACTCGGCCATGCCCGATGACTGCGAAGTGCTCCAGCCCAAGATCGCAAAAGAAGAGGCAGAAAACCAGACAGTCACAAATCTCATCGCCGAACTGACTCAGAAGGTCAGGTTCAGGAAGGAAGAGGGCGACGCCGTATTCTACCAGGAAGAGACGCTGAAACCGGACAGGAGGAACATATCGACCGAGATCACCCTCGTCTATGTCCCGGTCTGGGAGATCGAGGGGAAGAACAGGATCGTCGAGGTTAATGCCTATACCGGCGAGATCCTCACCACGCCCATGGACGAGGGCGTGGAGATATTCTGAGCACCATGATCGTGATCATCGGTGGAGGACCGGCAGGGCGGTTTGCGGCCATCCGCCTCGGCCATACCGGGCGGGAGGTGACCCTTGTTGAGAAGGGCGCAATCGGAGGGCAGTGCCTGAACTACGGGTGTATGGCTGTCTGCGCCCTGAACGACGCCGCACGGACGGTGGCGAGGGCCAGACAGTTCGCCGGTGCGGGCATCTTCAAGGACGAACCGGTGATCGATTTCCCCTCCCTCCTTGCCGGGATGGAGGAGGTGCAGGCAAAGATCAGGGCCGTCCTTGACCATGAGACTCGGGGTGCGGGGGTCGAGATCAGGTACGGGAGCACGGCGCGGCTCTGCGGGCGGCAGGTCTTCATCGACGATGAGGAGGTCGAGACTGAGGCGGTCATCGTCGCCACCGGGTCTGTGCCCGCCGTCCCGGAGGTCGAAGGGACAGGCCTTGCCGGGGTCTTCACCGCCCACACCCTGCCGCGGATGCACGACCTTCCCCATGACCTCGTCATCGTCGGCGGCGGGATCGCGGCCGCGGAGTTCGCCTACATCTTCCGGCAACTGGGGAGCCGCGTGACGGTCCTCGCACGGAGCGATTTTCTCAAGGGTCTTGACCCGCGCCTGCGGAAACTCGCCCTGAAGGAACTGGCCGGAGTCGAGATCAGGGAGAACGCCCCCCTCACCCGTATCACCGGGACAGGACATGCAGACGGTGCGGCATATGGCGGGGAGACGCCGGGGGAGTGCCAGGCAGATGCCGTCCTCCTTGCCGCCGGCCTCGTGCCGAACGCCTCGATGGTCAGCGGCGTCGCCACCGGCCAGAAGGGCGAGATCGTCACGGACGACAGGATGCAGACCTCGGTCCCGGGAGTGTACGCCGCGGGCGACGTCACCGGCGGGCCGTACCTTACCCCTGTCGCCCGCCTGCAGGGGATTGTGGCGGCGGAGAACATCCTGGGCCATGACATGCGCTATGCCCCTGCGGTCGTCCCGCAGAGCATCAGCCTCGCAAACGACCTCGCCTTCGCCCTCGCGGAGGATGACGGGGGGATCGAACTCTCGGTACCGGCACCGGCAGGGCCGGGTTCCTTCTGGTCCGTGCCCGCGGGCGACACCGGCCTCGGGAAGATCCTGGTCGAACCGGAGACCGGGGAGGTACGGGGCGTCTGGGCGGCCTCGCCGGGCGCCGGCATCATCGCCACCTACATGGCCGCGGCGATCCGGCACAGGCGGACGATCTCCGACTTCGAAGACCTCATCGAGGTCCACCCCCTCGCGGACGGCGTCCACGGCCTGATACCGCCTGCCGCTGCCTTCCTGCAGAAGAGGAAGGGGAACTAAGGTCTCCCCTTCAAGGGGTCTTGCATGGGGCACCGCTGTTGGCGAAAATACCTGAGATAAGGTCGAAAAATGAATATTTGAGTATATTTGAAAATAATTGGAAAACGATGATATCAGATACATATCCTGAAGACGATGACGCCCTGTCAGAGATCGTCTCGATCACCCTCATCATCGCACTGGTCCTTGTTCTCGTCGGGGTCACCGCGTCCGTCCTTCTCGGATATACAGACGTCCTGACGCCCCACATCTTTGCCGCAACCACGGCAGAAGACGTCCCCTTATCCCTGAACGCCACGACCGGAATGCCCGGCACCGAGGCCATCGCCCTCTTTCTGGAAGGAGGGGACGAGATGCGCTTTGGAGAAGGGGGCACCGCCCGCATCGCCCTGACCACACCCGGAGGGATTACAGGCTGCGCATACCCAGAAAACGGCTCGCTCGACTGGAAACCGGGCGACCATCTTTTCATCTCCCGTAACGGGACGGAGTACCTGATCGGAAAAGAGGCCCCGCCCGCCTCTGACGGCCTTGCCGCCGGACTCTGGCAGGTCGCCCTCGTGGACACCAGGTCCAATGTTCTTATCGCAAAACATGGGGTGAGGATCAGCGGGTCAGGAGAGACACCGCCGGTCCTCGGCGAGGGCTTCACTGTGGAAGCATGGGTGAAATGGACAAAAAGCCCGTCGCCGCTCTCGGAGGATGAGAAGTGGGCGACGATCGTCGTGAACGGCAACAGTGATATAAACCGCCGGTATCATCTCCAGCACGACAAAAACAACAAAAATTTTGAATTTGCCATACGGACCCGGAACAACGCCGGCGGGATCGGTCATTATGTCCAGTCGACGACACGTCCTGAGCAGGGCGTCTGGTATTATGTCGTGAGCGTGTACAACCAGACCACGCCCACCCTCGAGATCTATGTAAACGGGGCGAAGGCAAGCGGCATCAGGAACATTCAGCCCGACGGGAGCGACATCAGGGATTCACCGGGCTTTTATCAGGTCGGCGGGCCTGAGGGGGTGGACTTCAAAGGTGCCCACCAGCGGAAGTTCGCCGGCGAGATCAGAGGGCTTCGGACGTGGGAGGGGGCGATGAGCGAGGCCGATATCCTCTCCCACTACTCCCGAGGACTTCCTGCGGCCTGAAGATAGAAAGGCCGGGGTTCCAGCCATCTTTTTCCGAGCAGTTTTCGAGACCAGATATTACAGCCGCACGCACCCGGCATCTATTCTCTCAGCCCAGCCGCGCCAGCACCGCTGCACCGAACCGCCCGGTCGAGGCCGTGCCGCCGAGGTCAGGGGTCCGGATGCCCGCGGCAAGGACGGCGTCCACCGTCGCATCCACCGCGGCCGCCCCTTCCCGGTCGCCTGCATGGGCGAGGAGCATCGCGGCGCTCCGTATCGCCGCCACCGGGTTTGCAATGCCCTTCCCCGCGATGTCGGGTGCCGAACCGTGGACAGGTTCGAAGAGGGCGTGGCCGTCGCCGATGTTCGCCGAAGGGAGGGTGCCGAGGCCGCCGACAAGCGCCCCCGCGGCGTCGGAAAGGATGTCCCCGAAGATGTTCGTCGTCACGATGACGCCGTAGCGGGCCGGGTGCATCAGCACGTCCAGGCAGAGGGCGTCGATGAACTTCTCCTCCCACGCCACCCCCGCGGCCTCGGCCTCCTCGACGGCACAGCGGCGGAAGAGGGTGTCTGACTTGAGGACATTCGCCTTTGTCCCGATGGTGAACCGCCTCCCTTTCGCAAGCCCGGCGGCGAAGCGTGCAATCCGTCGGCTCCCCTCCTCGGTGACAACCCGCAGGGTGCAGTACGAGCCCGGCAATTCCCACTCGATCCCTGAGTACAGCCCCTCGGTGTTCTCCCGCACGATCGTGAGGTCGACACCCGGTCCCTTCACCGGCCGCACATTCGCATACAGGTCGAGATCCTTCCTCATCTGCACGAGCACACTCCGGTAGGCAGGGTCGGGGGGCGTGGTCACCGCACCGAAGAGGATGGCATCGGCCTCCCCTAGGGCCCGCATCTCCTCGGGACCGATGGCCGAACCGCACCTCTGCCAGCGGCCGTACCCGACCTCGACAGGGTAGTAGTCCCAGTCAGGATGGAGGCGACGGAGTACCGCCTCGGCCACCGGGACCACCTCCTGCCCAATCCCGTCACCGGGGACGACCGCTACCTTCATGCTCCCGCCACCCGGCCACCGCACTCCTGAGGACCGCGTCGATGGTGTGGGGCGCCGCGCCCCAGTGGACCACGCCGCCGAACTTTCCGTTCCACTCCCCGACACCCTCGCGCTCCCCCCGACAGCACCGGGCGATAAAAGGCTCCTCCGCCACCTGCGTCAGGGGGCAGATCTCCGCGATCTCCACCTCGTCCCCGTAGTTCTCCGCACAGAACTGCTGCGCTGTGAGGCATCCGGCCACATGCTCCTTCCCGGCAAGTGGGTCGGCATCGAGGGTCCGGTCAAAGCCGCCGGCACGGCAGGGATATACCTCTGCCGCCGTCTCCCTGATGTCCCTGATATGATACTCAAAACGGACGCCGAGGTCGCCGAAAAGACCGACACCCTCGAGTTCCTCCAGGATCGCCGCAAGGTGGGGGCGCGGCGGAATGATGTCGTAGACATGCACGGTCAGGAGCGACCCCTGGTCAGGGTCGAGGACGAAGGTCCGTGACTCGTCAGGGCTCCTGAAGATGGTGCACCGATACCCCGAGGCCGCCGCAAGGCTGATCAGGCGCGACCTGTCATTGAAGTTTACCGGTTCGGGATACAGGACGGTCTCGTCCGGCCTCGCGAGCACCCATGTCGCCGTGACGTCACGCATCAGCCCTTCCCCATCGGCAGGTTTCACCGACAGGATCTCGTAGCCTTCGGGGGTCTCCCGGATCAGCCAGCGGGAGAGGAAATAGACCTTCTCCCCGAGGGGCCTTGTGTTCGCAAGGCCCACGTATTTGCACTCTTCAGGAAATATCATCCATGGCCTCCGCTGAGATAGGGGACAAGACCCCCTGACCGGAGGATCTCACGCATACGCGGGGAGAGGGGATGGAGAGGGCGGCGGATCCCGCCGGCCTCTATCCAGCCCTCCTCGAGGTCGAAGCGCACCGCCTCGCCCTCATGGCAGGGGATCTCGCACTCAAGCACCAGGAGACCTATATTGACGGCGTTCCTGAAGAAGATTCTGGCAAAGGTCGGGGCGGCGACGGCGACGACCCCGGCCTCCTTCAGGGCAACCGCCGCCTGCTCCCGCGACGACCCGCAGCCGAAATTCGGGCCGGCGACGACCACCGCACCGGCAAGGCGCCCGGCAAGGGAGGGGTCGAGGTCCTCGAAGACATGGGCCGCCCAGACAGACCTGTCCTTGGTCCGCAGGTACCGCCCCGCGATGACCAGGTCGGTGTCGATGTCCCGGCCGAGGCAGACGGCATGCCCTTCGCCCTTCACAGGCATCCCTCCGGGGACCGGATCTCGCCGGCAAGGGCGGTCGCCGCCGCGGTCAGGGGCGACGCCAGGTAGATCTCGCCGCCGACGCCCATCCTGTTCCTGAAATTCCGGTTCGCGGTCGAGAGGCAGACCTCTCCCTCGCCGATCACGCCCATATGGGCGCCGAGACAGGGGCCGCATCCGGGCGTCCCGAGGGCGCATCCGGCCTCGATGAGCGTGGAGAGCACACCTGTCGAGGCAGCACGGGCAAACACGGCCCGCGACGCCGGGACGACGACGGTCCTGACCGCCACCTTCTTCCCGCGCACGATACGGGCGAAGGCCTCCAGATCCTCGTACCGCCCGCAGGTGCAGGTGCCCAGGAAGACCTGGTCCACGGCCAGACCCTCCTTCTCGGCCACCGGGCAGACCGTGTCCACCCGCGGCGGCAGGGCAAGGAGGGGCTCGATATTTCCGAGATCGAGGGTGATCTCATCCGGGTATCCGGCCGCTGGAGTCTGCGCCTCCGCCACATGGCCGAAACCGGCGAGGTACTCCCGCGTCACCGCATCGGCATAGAACATGCCGGCCTTCGCTCCTGTCTCCACCGCCATGTTGGAGAGAGTGAGGCGGTCGGCCATCGAGAGCCCCGACGCCCCCTCGCCGACAAACTCCAGGGCGCGGTATGTCGCACCGTCCATGCCGAGGGCGGCGACATAGGCGAGGGCGACGTCCTTTGCCGCGGCCGCACCTGTCAGAGAACCTTCCAGGAAGACGCCGGTCGTCTCCGGCACCCGGAACCAGGTCTCGCCCGTCGCCCAGATGCCGGCCATGTCTGTCGCCCCGACGCCTGTCGCAAAGGCGCCGAAGGCCCCGAGGGTGCAGGAGTGCGAGTCCGCCCCGACGATCACCTCGCCGGGCAGGGCATAACCCTCGGCCATCACCTGGTGGCAGACGCCGCCGCCGACATCGGAGAGGTGCATCCCCTGCTGCCGGGCAAAGACCCGCAGTTCCTTCTGGAGGTCGGCGGTCAGGGAGGTGTTTGCCGGGACGATGTGATCGAAGATGAGGTACCTGCGGTCGGGGTCGGGAAAGGCCCCGGTTCCGATCGAGAGCCAGGCCTCCCGTGCAAGGACGCCGGTGCCGTCATGGGCATAGGCCCTGTCCACCCGGCGGTCCACGTATTCCCCGGCCGGCGCCCCCAGGATCTCCTCGGCAAGGGTGGCCATCAGACCGCCCCCTTCCGCGCGGCACAGAGGATCTCCTGGAGGACTTCAGGCGTCACCGTGCACTTCGCCTCGCTCCGCCTCTTCACCTCGGCGAGCACCCAGGAGACCCCGGCGTCGTCGAGGTCGTAGCCGAGTGTTGCGGCGACATGCTCGATCGCGTGTTTCCCGGTATGTTTGCCGAGGATGAACGTCCTCGACGCACCGACGAGAGAGGGGCGCACGTACTCGTAGGTCTCCGGTTCCCTGAGGATCGCGGCGATATGGATGCCGCTCTCATGCGCAAAGGCATGGGCGCCCACGACCGCCTTGTTCTTCGCGACCGCAATCCCCGAGGCCTTCTCGACCCGCTCAGAGAGTTTCTGGAGGGGCGAGAGGTCGTACCTGGTGATCCCGGCCTTCATGGCCAGGACGACGAGCACCTCCTCGAGGGCGGCGTTCCCGGCCCGTTCGCCGAGGCCGTTCACCGTGGTGTGGAGCTGGAAAGCGCCTTCCGCGGCGGCAGTGATGGTGTTTGCGGTGGCGCACCCGAGGTCGTCGTGGCAGTGGATACAGATTGGCGTGTCGATAGCGGCCGCGATCTCGCGCACCCTCTCCCCGATCTCCGAGGGCGTCATGCACCCGACAGTGTCGGCAAAGGTGACGAGGTCGGCCCCGGCATCGGTGACCTGCCTGTACGCCTGTATGAGGTCGGGGAGAGAGGTCCGGGAGGCGTCTTCGGCGCCGAACCTGACGGTGACGCCGTGGTCATGGGCGTACTCGATCATCGCGCAGGTCTCGGTCATTACCTCTTCGCGCGTCCTGCCGTACTTCGTCCTGATATGGAGGTCTGACGTGGCCGCAAAGACGCCGATCATGTCCACGCCGCAGTCGAGGGAGGCATCGATGTCGTACTGTTTCGCGCGGGCGAGTGCGCAGATCCGGGCGTCGAGGCCCATCCCGCAGATCTCACGGACCGCTGTCTTCTCGTTCGCCGAGACAGCCGGAAAACCGGCCTCGATCACCTCGACACCGGTGGCGTCGAGGATTCCCGCTATCTCCTTCTTCTCGTCGCAGTTAAACGTTACACCGGGCGTCTGCTCACCGTCACGGAGCGTGACGTCGCATATCTCAACATTCCACCTTTTCATGACTCTCTCCTTTGGGGCATGCCCCGGTGACGACCACCGTCGTCGGCCTGTCGACGGGCACGATCAGCCGCGCCAGTCCGGCCAGGTTGTCGGCGCGGCAGACTGTCGGCCCGGCCCAGTCGAGGTACCTCGCCACCCCGGCCACCTCCTGACCGCCGACCATGCCCATGCGCCTGTTCTCAAGGACAATACAGAGAAGGGGCAGACCCTTCTCATAGACGTCGATAAGTGCGTTTATGCCGGAGTGCAGGAGCCCATAGTCCCCTATCAGGGCGATCCCTGTGCTCCTTACCCCAACTGCCACCGCGGACCCGAGGCCGTAACTCGCAATGCCGATCCTGTACGGCGGGTTTGTCGCAAGGAGGGAACACCCGGCATCGACCGCGGGCCGCATCCCCCGCTCAGCAAGGAGGGAGACGAGCGGGCGGTACGGGCAGTGCCGGCAGAAGGTCCGGCAGAACCCCCGGTTGGCAAAGCGTTCAGGCTCCCCGGGCGGGGGAGAGACCTGCGGAATTGTAACCATAACGCCGGCCGGGGCCCGATGGCTGGCATGCGCCGCCGTTACCTGGAGGGCCCGCTCCCACCTGCCCCGCATCGTCAGCGCGGGGTCGGCGAGGGTGCCCGCACCCCTCGCACCGCGGAGAGCGGGCCGGGCCGCTGCCGGTGCGTCGAGGATCTCGGGAATGACGCGGAGGACTGCAACCCGCGCCATTGCCTCCGAGAGGGCGAAGGCCTCCTCCACCGCGGCAGGGAAGGCGTCGGGCCCGTCGGCCTCGACAATCGGCACCATCGCCAGGGGGCCGAAGTGGCGGGAGTCCTCCCCAACCTGCGAGGCGCGTGCCAGGGGATCGTCCCCCGCGACGACGACGACGCCTCCCACGATCCCCTGGGCCGTCGCCTGCACCAGAGGGTCGGCCAGGAGGTTCATGCCGACGTGCTTCACGACCACCGCGACCCGCCTGCCGGTGAGGGAGGCGCCGAGGGCGTACTCCAGGGCGACCTTCTCGTTCGTGCAGACCTCCGCACCGGTCCGCGTCGCACACCCGGTCACCGGATAGCCGGGCACCGTGTACAGGGCGTCAGCCGCACCAGAAAGGGCGAGAGCCAGCACCTCCTCCCCGTCCATTTTCAGTCCCTCCCGGGCACGAGGTCGCAGCCCATACACGCCGCACACATCGTCCGCGCCTCTCTGGCGTCGAGGCCGGCCGCAACCATCTCCTC
It encodes:
- a CDS encoding DUF7714 family protein, translated to MIFPEECKYVGLANTRPLGEKVYFLSRWLIRETPEGYEILSVKPADGEGLMRDVTATWVLARPDETVLYPEPVNFNDRSRLISLAAASGYRCTIFRSPDESRTFVLDPDQGSLLTVHVYDIIPPRPHLAAILEELEGVGLFGDLGVRFEYHIRDIRETAAEVYPCRAGGFDRTLDADPLAGKEHVAGCLTAQQFCAENYGDEVEIAEICPLTQVAEEPFIARCCRGEREGVGEWNGKFGGVVHWGAAPHTIDAVLRSAVAGWREHEGSGRPR
- a CDS encoding LamG domain-containing protein; amino-acid sequence: MISDTYPEDDDALSEIVSITLIIALVLVLVGVTASVLLGYTDVLTPHIFAATTAEDVPLSLNATTGMPGTEAIALFLEGGDEMRFGEGGTARIALTTPGGITGCAYPENGSLDWKPGDHLFISRNGTEYLIGKEAPPASDGLAAGLWQVALVDTRSNVLIAKHGVRISGSGETPPVLGEGFTVEAWVKWTKSPSPLSEDEKWATIVVNGNSDINRRYHLQHDKNNKNFEFAIRTRNNAGGIGHYVQSTTRPEQGVWYYVVSVYNQTTPTLEIYVNGAKASGIRNIQPDGSDIRDSPGFYQVGGPEGVDFKGAHQRKFAGEIRGLRTWEGAMSEADILSHYSRGLPAA
- a CDS encoding 3-isopropylmalate dehydratase, translating into MKGEGHAVCLGRDIDTDLVIAGRYLRTKDRSVWAAHVFEDLDPSLAGRLAGAVVVAGPNFGCGSSREQAAVALKEAGVVAVAAPTFARIFFRNAVNIGLLVLECEIPCHEGEAVRFDLEEGWIEAGGIRRPLHPLSPRMREILRSGGLVPYLSGGHG
- a CDS encoding NAD(P)/FAD-dependent oxidoreductase, producing the protein MIVIIGGGPAGRFAAIRLGHTGREVTLVEKGAIGGQCLNYGCMAVCALNDAARTVARARQFAGAGIFKDEPVIDFPSLLAGMEEVQAKIRAVLDHETRGAGVEIRYGSTARLCGRQVFIDDEEVETEAVIVATGSVPAVPEVEGTGLAGVFTAHTLPRMHDLPHDLVIVGGGIAAAEFAYIFRQLGSRVTVLARSDFLKGLDPRLRKLALKELAGVEIRENAPLTRITGTGHADGAAYGGETPGECQADAVLLAAGLVPNASMVSGVATGQKGEIVTDDRMQTSVPGVYAAGDVTGGPYLTPVARLQGIVAAENILGHDMRYAPAVVPQSISLANDLAFALAEDDGGIELSVPAPAGPGSFWSVPAGDTGLGKILVEPETGEVRGVWAASPGAGIIATYMAAAIRHRRTISDFEDLIEVHPLADGVHGLIPPAAAFLQKRKGN
- a CDS encoding thiamine pyrophosphate-dependent enzyme, translated to MDGEEVLALALSGAADALYTVPGYPVTGCATRTGAEVCTNEKVALEYALGASLTGRRVAVVVKHVGMNLLADPLVQATAQGIVGGVVVVAGDDPLARASQVGEDSRHFGPLAMVPIVEADGPDAFPAAVEEAFALSEAMARVAVLRVIPEILDAPAAARPALRGARGAGTLADPALTMRGRWERALQVTAAHASHRAPAGVMVTIPQVSPPPGEPERFANRGFCRTFCRHCPYRPLVSLLAERGMRPAVDAGCSLLATNPPYRIGIASYGLGSAVAVGVRSTGIALIGDYGLLHSGINALIDVYEKGLPLLCIVLENRRMGMVGGQEVAGVARYLDWAGPTVCRADNLAGLARLIVPVDRPTTVVVTGACPKGESHEKVEC
- a CDS encoding 3-isopropylmalate dehydratase/homoaconitate hydratase family large subunit, with amino-acid sequence MATLAEEILGAPAGEYVDRRVDRAYAHDGTGVLAREAWLSIGTGAFPDPDRRYLIFDHIVPANTSLTADLQKELRVFARQQGMHLSDVGGGVCHQVMAEGYALPGEVIVGADSHSCTLGAFGAFATGVGATDMAGIWATGETWFRVPETTGVFLEGSLTGAAAAKDVALAYVAALGMDGATYRALEFVGEGASGLSMADRLTLSNMAVETGAKAGMFYADAVTREYLAGFGHVAEAQTPAAGYPDEITLDLGNIEPLLALPPRVDTVCPVAEKEGLAVDQVFLGTCTCGRYEDLEAFARIVRGKKVAVRTVVVPASRAVFARAASTGVLSTLIEAGCALGTPGCGPCLGAHMGVIGEGEVCLSTANRNFRNRMGVGGEIYLASPLTAAATALAGEIRSPEGCL
- a CDS encoding DUF128 domain-containing protein, yielding MYPPLKFINHLIEEEAMTVTYDPAEDEGLVIYNLSMIGAGDFEPVLAVMKEVFRAGISPSGLVRFYLAGERIGDYTIPDGRVGICTVCSTTIDGVMIRRGAPIHPIGGGVVEIEGGLPRRFTDMILYDATTIDPLEVLVSQEITDITGVIRRGRGSVLANLRECHMEAESVVAAVIDDLEQSMIAGVLEVSAPNAPILGFGCSPQYFGISILGGTNVMAAVKEAGYEVEINSLSGLIDVGDLAPIYSL
- a CDS encoding homocitrate synthase/isopropylmalate synthase family protein codes for the protein MKRWNVEICDVTLRDGEQTPGVTFNCDEKKEIAGILDATGVEVIEAGFPAVSANEKTAVREICGMGLDARICALARAKQYDIDASLDCGVDMIGVFAATSDLHIRTKYGRTREEVMTETCAMIEYAHDHGVTVRFGAEDASRTSLPDLIQAYRQVTDAGADLVTFADTVGCMTPSEIGERVREIAAAIDTPICIHCHDDLGCATANTITAAAEGAFQLHTTVNGLGERAGNAALEEVLVVLAMKAGITRYDLSPLQKLSERVEKASGIAVAKNKAVVGAHAFAHESGIHIAAILREPETYEYVRPSLVGASRTFILGKHTGKHAIEHVAATLGYDLDDAGVSWVLAEVKRRSEAKCTVTPEVLQEILCAARKGAV
- a CDS encoding TrmB family transcriptional regulator; amino-acid sequence: MPAPPDYARSVAEALKTLGLTKYEALVYVALLQVTKATATEIHELSGVPRASVYPVLDRLLQKNMVTVSHTTPKRFSATPPEDAINTLMREIEEKAAYAKDVLGELWQDRTSIEGGDQELIWNILGEANITSRLRDLIYQAGREIRIMGSWALLKDLRDALGERAGEVRIEVIANRWEGEVPEGITVTTAMPPVWHEKGKMGDRAGMLFADGTKVMVAMGSQGEAPTALFSEAEGFVRFFSRYWDLIHGFSEKK
- a CDS encoding isocitrate/isopropylmalate dehydrogenase family protein, whose amino-acid sequence is MKVAVVPGDGIGQEVVPVAEAVLRRLHPDWDYYPVEVGYGRWQRCGSAIGPEEMRALGEADAILFGAVTTPPDPAYRSVLVQMRKDLDLYANVRPVKGPGVDLTIVRENTEGLYSGIEWELPGSYCTLRVVTEEGSRRIARFAAGLAKGRRFTIGTKANVLKSDTLFRRCAVEEAEAAGVAWEEKFIDALCLDVLMHPARYGVIVTTNIFGDILSDAAGALVGGLGTLPSANIGDGHALFEPVHGSAPDIAGKGIANPVAAIRSAAMLLAHAGDREGAAAVDATVDAVLAAGIRTPDLGGTASTGRFGAAVLARLG